A portion of the Osmerus mordax isolate fOsmMor3 chromosome 22, fOsmMor3.pri, whole genome shotgun sequence genome contains these proteins:
- the LOC136966410 gene encoding fibroblast growth factor 14-like, translated as MAAAIASGLIRQKRQAREQHIHRPQTHRRRKSPSKNKGLCNGNLVDIFSKVRIFGLKKRRLRRQDLQLKGIVTRLYCRQGFYLQMNTDGHMDGTKDDATNSSLFNLIPVGLRVVAIQSVQTALYIAMNAEGHLYSSELFTPECKFKESVFENYYVIYSSMLYRQQESGRAWFLGLNKEGQPMKGNRVKKTKPAAHFLPKPIEVAMYREPSLHDVAKATPRPAGAPPSKSSTSEPVVMNGGKPINKPDKET; from the exons ATGGCAGCGGCTATCGCCAGCGGTTTGATCCGACAGAAGAGACAGGCACGGGAGCAACACATCCACCGGCCGCAGACTCACAGACGAAGAAAAAGCCCCAGCAAGAATAAAGGTCTTTGTAACGGGAATCTGGTCGACATCTTCTCCAAAGTGAGAATCTTCGGTTTGAAGAAGAGGAGGCTACGGAGACAAG ATCTGCAGCTGAAGGGGATTGTGACCAGGCTGTACTGCAGGCAGGGATTCTACCTGCAGATGAACACAGACGGACACATGGATGGGACCAAAGACGATGCCACAAACTCTT ctctCTTCAACCTCATCCCGGTGGGGCTTCGTGTGGTGGCTATCCAGTCAGTGCAGACAGCGCTGTACATCGCCATGAACGCAGAGGGACACCTCTACTCATCT GAGCTGTTTACCCCAGAGTGTAAGTTTAAGGAGTCTGTGTTTGAAAACTACTATGTGATCTACTCGTCCATGCTGTACAGACAGCAGGAGTCTGGCCGGGCCTGGTTCCTGGGGCTCAACAAGGAGGGCCAGCCCATGAAGGGCAACCGCGTGAAGAAGACCAAACCAGCCGCACACTTCCTGCCCAAACCTATAgaag TGGCGATGTACCGGGAACCTTCACTGCATGACGTGGCTAAGGCCACGCCCAGACCTGCTGGGGCCCCACCCAGTAAAAGCTCCACCAGCGAACCAGTGGTCATGAACGGGGGCAAGCCAATCAACAAGCCTGACAAGGAGAcataa